In a single window of the Rhineura floridana isolate rRhiFlo1 chromosome 3, rRhiFlo1.hap2, whole genome shotgun sequence genome:
- the LOC133381308 gene encoding zinc finger protein 420-like — MKAYKCMECGKSFSRRAILTSHERTHTGVKPHECVERGKSFSRSDSPTLLQRTHTGVKPYECVECGKTFSQSRKLNLHQRIHTGVKPHKCVECGKSFHSSTQLTSHQRTHTRVKPYGCVQCGKSFSQYGQLFHHESTHTGVKPFKCMECGKSFTRRDVLTIHQTTHLGMKAYKCMECGKHFSQSSALTLHHRIHTGVKPHKCVECGKSFRLSSHLTSHQRTHTGVKPYECVECGKSFSQSATLSVHQRIHTGAKPHKCVECGKSFRSSSHLSSHQRTHTGVKPYECVECGKGFSHRDSLINHQRTHTMVKPFKCIECGKCFSQRGNLATHQKAHMGVKLYECVECGKSFTRREHLTSHQGIHTGVKPFKCVECGKSFRRSDSLRLHQRIHTGVKPYECVECGKIFIDSSTLTKHQRTHTGEKPFKCMQCGKSFSQSGTLTLHLRTHTGDKPHKCVECGKSFCSSGSLTLHERTHTGMKPYECVECGKGFSDRNSLTAHQRTHTGVRPFKCVKCTKTFSQRAHLATHQRIHTGVKPYECVECGKSFSRTHHLTSHQRMHTGEKPFKCVECTKTFSQRAHLARHQKTHTGETI, encoded by the coding sequence ATGAaggcatataaatgtatggagtgtggaaagagcttcagtcgtaGAGCTATTCTTACttcacatgaaagaacccacacaggggttaAACCACATGAATGTGTGGAgcgtggaaagagtttcagtcgtagCGACAGCCCTACTTTActtcaaagaacccacacaggggtgaagccatatgaatgtgtggagtgtggaaagaccttcagtcaaagCAGAAAACTTAatttacatcaaagaatccatacaggggtgaaaccacataaatgtgtggagtgtggaaagagcttccattcTAGTACAcaacttacttcacatcaaagaacccacacacgGGTGAAGCCATATGGATGtgtgcagtgtggaaagagcttcagtcaataTGGACAACTTTTTCACCATGAAAGCACCCACACAGGggtgaagccatttaaatgtatggaatgtggaaagagtttcactcGCAGGGATGTCCTTACTATACATCAAACAACCCACTTGGGGATGAaggcatataaatgtatggagtgtggaaagcacTTTAGTCAGAGTAGTGCCCTTACGTTACATCACAGAATCCATACAGGGGTGAAACCAcataaatgtgtggagtgtggaaagagcttccgtttgAGTAGccatcttacttcacatcaaagaacccacacaggggtgaagccatatgaatgtgtggagtgtggaaagagcttcagtcaaagtgCAACCCTTAgtgtacatcaaagaatccatacaggggCAAAACCAcataaatgtgtggagtgtggaaagagtttccgtTCAAGTAGCCATCtttcttcacatcaaagaacccacacaggggtgaagccatatgaatgtgtggagtgtggaaagggcttctcTCATAGAGATAGCCTTATTaatcatcaaagaacccacacaatggtaaagccatttaaatgtatcgagtgtggaaagtgcttcagtcagaGAGGAAACCTTGCTACACATCAAAAAGCCCACATGGGGGTAAAACTGtatgaatgtgtggagtgtggaaagagtttcactcGTAGAgaacaccttacttcacatcaaggAATTCATACAGGggtgaagccatttaaatgtgtggagtgtggaaagagtttcagacgTAGTGACAGCCTTCgtttacatcaaagaatccacacaggggtgaagccatatgaatgtgtggagtgtggaaagatctTTATCGACAGCAGtacccttactaaacatcaaagaacccatacaggagagaaaccatttaaatgtatgcaatgtggaaagagcttcagtcagagtggaaccCTTACTTTACAtctaagaacccatacaggggataAACCAcataaatgtgtggagtgtggaaagagcttctgttctAGTGGaagccttactttacatgaaagaacccacacaggcatgaagccatatgaatgtgtggagtgtggaaagggttTCTCTGATAGAAATAGCCTTActgcacatcaaagaacccacacaggggtgaGACCATTTAAATGTGTCAAGTGTACAAAGACATTCAGTCAAAGAGCACATCTTGCtacacatcaaagaatccacacaggggtgaaaccatatgaatgtgtggagtgtggaaagagtttcagtcgtacacatcaccttacttcacatcaaagaatgcacacaggggagaaaccatttaaatgtgtggagtgtACAAAGACATTCAGTCAAAGAGCACATCTTGCTAGACATCAAAAAACCCACACAGGTGAAACCATATGA